A window of the Diabrotica undecimpunctata isolate CICGRU chromosome 1, icDiaUnde3, whole genome shotgun sequence genome harbors these coding sequences:
- the LOC140440974 gene encoding uncharacterized protein has translation MPKQDMRILCGDFNAKISKEPSLYPTIGKHSLHNISNDNGLRLTETAAANNMLIKSTMFPHKDIHKQTWVSNDHITRNQIDHIIIDARHGNNIIDVRSLRGIDGDTDHYLVRAKVKSRISSHKYNKTTINPQWNMDEMYNTEKQQNYREQLEQILNSEREYTDIEQLWETTAEIMTKTADKIFGRSRQKRAKTWYDEECRK, from the coding sequence ATGCCCAAACAAGATATGCGCATACTCTGCGGGGACTTTAATGCTAAAATAAGCAAAGAGCCTAGCCTATACCCCACAATAGGTAAACACAGCCTCCACAATATATCCAACGACAATGGCTTAAGACTCACAGAAACTGCAGCAGCTAATAATATGCTAATAAAGTCAACCATGTTTCCGCATAAAGACATCCATAAGCAAACCTGGGTCTCAAACGACCATATTACGCGCAACCAAATTGACCACATCATTATAGATGCCCGTCATGGGAACAATATTATAGACGTAAGAAGCCTGAGAGGAATAGACGGAGACACAGATCATTACTTAGTCAGAGCAAAAGTCAAATCCAGAATATCTAGccacaaatacaataaaacaacaataaacCCACAATGGAACATGGACGAAATGTACAATACAGAGAAACAACAAAACTATAGAGAACAACTTGAACAAATCTTGAACTCTGAAAGAGAATATACTGATATAGAACAGCTATGGGAAACGACTGCCGAAATAATGACCAAGACAGCGGACAAGATCTTTGGAAGGAGTAGGCAGAAGAGGGCAAAAACATGGTATGACGAGGAATGTCGGAAATAG